One window of Candidatus Hydrogenedentota bacterium genomic DNA carries:
- a CDS encoding PQQ-binding-like beta-propeller repeat protein: protein MRPLTAILAAATCLCAALSHADWPDWRGPTADGHTDAAALPLHWSETENIAWKTSIHDLGLSTPVVLGDQVWLTTAKEDGTVLYAVCVDLNSGAVLHDVPVFEIAEPQRINPLNSYATPSAVIESGRAYVHYGTFGTAAIDTQSGEVLWRRTDLNCDHMQGPASSPVLFEDRVIITVEGVDKQFMAALDKKTGETAWMYERPKDLYTGIQGVYMKSYQTPVLLEIDGMTQLVSNGALLVTGHNPRTGEEIWRVRYKDDSTISRIVQGDGILFVNTGGPPGGTELWAIREGGEGDVTDTHVVWKMTEDVPHESSPVLVGDLLYTMSDPGVLKCLEAATGNVVWSVPMKVKYSASLLATADRIYLSNKKGTTTIIAPGREYKELASNQLDGEIWASPAVAEDSLLLRTKTHLYRIAEKK from the coding sequence ATGCGTCCCCTTACCGCTATCCTTGCCGCCGCGACTTGCCTGTGCGCCGCCCTGTCCCACGCCGACTGGCCGGACTGGCGCGGACCAACGGCCGATGGACACACCGACGCCGCCGCGCTGCCCCTCCATTGGTCGGAGACGGAAAACATCGCTTGGAAAACGTCCATTCATGACCTCGGCCTCTCCACGCCGGTGGTGCTGGGCGATCAGGTCTGGCTGACGACGGCGAAGGAAGACGGCACAGTGCTTTATGCGGTGTGCGTCGACTTGAACTCCGGCGCGGTGCTTCACGACGTCCCCGTGTTTGAAATCGCGGAGCCCCAGCGCATTAACCCGCTGAATTCCTATGCCACGCCTTCCGCCGTCATCGAGTCGGGCCGGGCATACGTACACTATGGAACCTTTGGCACCGCCGCTATCGACACCCAGTCCGGCGAAGTCCTCTGGCGGCGCACCGACCTGAATTGCGACCACATGCAGGGCCCCGCATCGTCGCCCGTACTCTTCGAAGATCGGGTCATCATCACCGTCGAAGGCGTCGACAAGCAGTTCATGGCCGCGCTGGACAAAAAGACCGGCGAGACGGCCTGGATGTATGAACGCCCGAAGGACCTCTACACCGGCATCCAGGGCGTATACATGAAGTCCTACCAGACCCCCGTGCTCCTGGAAATAGACGGGATGACGCAACTCGTGAGCAATGGCGCCCTCCTGGTCACTGGACACAATCCCCGAACCGGCGAAGAGATCTGGCGCGTGCGCTACAAGGACGACAGCACGATCTCCCGCATCGTCCAGGGCGATGGAATCCTTTTTGTAAACACCGGAGGCCCTCCCGGCGGCACGGAGCTCTGGGCCATTCGTGAGGGCGGCGAGGGCGACGTAACCGATACCCACGTGGTCTGGAAAATGACCGAGGACGTGCCCCACGAATCGTCTCCCGTGCTCGTCGGCGATCTCCTCTACACCATGAGCGATCCGGGCGTGCTGAAGTGCCTGGAGGCCGCCACGGGCAACGTGGTCTGGTCGGTGCCGATGAAGGTCAAATACAGCGCTTCGCTTCTGGCCACCGCCGACCGGATCTACCTCTCGAACAAAAAAGGGACCACGACCATCATCGCGCCGGGCCGGGAGTACAAGGAGCTCGCAAGCAATCAGCTCGACGGCGAAATCTGGGCATCACCCGCCGTCGCCGAGGATTCCCTGCTGCTCCGCACCAAAACGCACCTGTATCGGATCGCGGAGAAGAAATAG